The Acidithiobacillus sp. genome contains the following window.
CCGCGCTGGTGAGCATGGCCGCGGTTTCGCCGTGGTCGCTGATGCAGTGCGCAAATTATCCACCCGCTCCAAGGACACCAGCCAGCAAATGAGCGAGAGCGTTAAAGTCATCAGCACGGCCATTCGTGGTGTGGTCGCGCAAACGGCGACGGCTATTCAACAGGAAAGGCAATTCTTGGCCAACGCAGAGCTGTCTATCCGTAGCGTATTGCATCGCCTGCAAGAGATGACAGGCCGCTTGTCGGAGTCCGCGGATATTCTGCAAGGCGAGGCACAAAAGATCGGTGAGGAAATGGACCAGTTATTGATCGCCCTGCAATTTCAGGATCGTGTCAGTCAAGTGCTGGGGCACGTGGAAGAGGGGATGCGTGATCTGCCGGCGCACCTGGCACAAGGAAATCCCGGAGCTGGGATAGACGAGTGGTTGCAGGCGCTGACCGGAAAATATACGACCCGTGAAGAACGTGCCATTCATCATGGTGAAAGCACCGCGGCGCCGGACGCCGGCCAAGACATCACTTTTTTCTAAAATAGCGCGCAAGGAGTTCGCGAAATGGCAAAAACAGTTCTCGTAGTCGATGATTCCGCATCCTTGCGGCAAGTCGTCAGCATTGCGCTGAAAGGCGCAGGTTATGAAGTCATCGAGGCTTGTGACGGTGTAGATGGTTTGGCAAAACTGGGCGCAGCAGCCAAAGTCCATCTCATTATCAGTGATGTGAATATGCCCAACATGGATGGCATTACTTTCGTCAAGGAGGTTAAACAGAAGCCGGAATACAAGTTCACGCCGGTGATCATGCTTACCACTGAGGCGGAAGAAGAAAAAAAACTCCAGGGACAGGCGGCTGGCGCTAAAGCTTGGGTGATCAAGCCATTCCAGCCTCAGCAGATGCTGGCCGCGGTAGGCAAGCTGATTTTGCCTTGATGGCTATGGACATTGAGCAGGAGCAGCAGGGTGCCAATCTGCAAATCCGGTTATCCGGCGATCTGGATATTTACGCGGCGGCATCCATGCGTACCCATCTGCTGAGCGTGCTCCAGCAGCATCATGAAATTGAACTGGTATTAAACGAAGTGGCTGAAGTGGATGGGGCCGGTTTGCAAATGTTATTGGCGACTAAAGCCGAGGCTATGCGCCTTGGTGTGATTCTGCGACTCACTGGACATTCAGTCGCTATGGTTCGGGCGTTGCAGTTGTGCCGTCTGACGGCCTATTTTGGTGATCCTGTTATTCTGACGCGGGAGATGGCCGGATGATTGACCTTGATCCACAAATGGCAGCAGCACTACAGACTTTTTTCGAAGAAAGTCGTGAATTGCTACAGGACATGGAAAATGCGCTGTTGTTCATGGAGGATGCGGGCGCTGATTCGGAACGTATAAACGCAGTCTTTCGGGCGGCGCATACCATCAAGGGTTCTGCTGGCTTGTTCGGACTGGAAGAGGTGGTGCGTTTTACCCATCGCCTGGAGAATCTGCTGGATCAAATCCGGTCGGGAATTACGGAGCTCACGCCGGTGCGCATCACGTTGCTACTTTCCTGTGGCGATCATATTGCGGGCTACTTGGACCGAATTGCCACTGAGTCGTCATTGGATCAGAGTTTTCTTGCGGAGGATTTGCGGCTGCTTGGAGATCTCGCGGCCCAATTGGGCTCTAGCCCGGTGGCCAGCATAATGCCTGCCACAGCACCTGCGCTCGCCCCGACAACGTTGGCACCAACCGTATCCCCTTTCACCGAACCAGAGTGCAGCAATTCGCTCGATTCGGTGCAAACGGGCAACTGGCATATTTCCCTGCGTTTCGGGCTCGACACGTTTCGTGACGGCATGGATCCGCTTTCTTTTTTGCGCTATCTGGAGCAGATCGGCGAAATTGTCGGGATCGTTACCCTGACCGATAGCCTGCCGCTACTGTCCCAGATGGACGCAGAAAGCTGCTATCTGGGTTTTGAAATCAGTTTCAAGAGTTCCGCCGACAAGGCAAAAATTGCCGATGTGTTTGACTTCGTCAAAGAATCCAGCACGATTCACGTCCTCCCTGCGCATAGCCAGATTACCTCCTATCTCCAGTTGATTCAGCAATTGCCGGAAGCCGATAAGCATTTGGGCGAGATTCTCGTCGCTGTAGGCTCGCTGACGCCAGAGGAGTTGAAAAGAGCGCTTGCCTTACAGGATTCGGCGAGCCAGGTCGGTCAGCATCAACCACTCGGTGAGATTCTGGTGGCCCAGAAAATGGTGCAGGAGCCTGTGGTACAGGGCGCTCTGGAGAAACAGCAACAACAGCGCGAACATCAGGTAGTCGAGCGCCAGATGTTGCGGGTACGCGCTGCCGATCTGGATCAACTGGTGAACCTGGTCGGGGAACTGGTCATCGCTAGTGCCGCCAACAGTCTTTATGCGGCGCAGAATAACGCCGAGGATCGCATCGAATCCGCCGCGCAGGTGGCGCGCCTGGTGGAGGATATCCGCGATGGTGCTCTCCACTTGCGCATGATCGATGTCGCTGAGGTATTTCAGCGTTTTCCGCGTGTGGTGCGGGATACTGCACGGACTTTAGGCAAGGATATTCGTCTGGAAATCAGCGGCGAAGGGACGGAACTCGACAAGAGCATGGCGGAAAAAATCACCGATCCGCTCATGCATTTGGTGCGCAATGCCATGGACCATGGCATTGAGAGTGTGGAGCGTCGTCACACGCTCGGCAAACCGGCGCAAGGCTGTATCCGTTTGCATGCGTGTCATGATGCCAGCGGCATTCTTATCGAAGTGCGTGATGACGGCGGCGGACTCAATCGCGAGAAAATTCTGGGCAAAGCGATAGAAAAGGGGCTGGCCACTCCAGAGCAACAACTCAGTGACCAGGAAATCTATGCACTGATATTCGCCCCCGGCTTTTCCACAGCCGACCAGGTGAGCGACATTTCCGGGCGAGGGGTAGGGATGGACGTGGTGCGTCAAAACATCGAGGCTATCCGTGGCAGTATCGAAATCCACTCCACTCCCGATGTAGGCAGCACCATGCGCATCCGTCTGCCACTCACCTTGTCTATCATTGACGGCTTTCTCGTCAAGTTGGCGACGGATACCTTCGTCATCCCTGCGGAGTCCGTGGAGGAATGCCTGGAATATCCGGAACAGCAAGGCACTGTTGGGTATATGGTATTGCGCGACCAGGCTCTGCCGCTACTACATTTGACGAGAGTTTTCCGGTTTGATGCCCAACCCGAAAAACGTCGTAATGTCATTGTCGTGCGTCACGGTCAAGATCGGGTTGGCATGGTAGTCGGGGCTATCCTCGGCAATCAGCAGACGGTCATCAAACCGCTCGGCAAGTTGTTCGATCAGGTACCGGGGATATCCGCAGCGACCATCCTCGGTAATGGCGACGTCGCCCCCATTCTGGATATTCCTGCACTGATTTACCAACACGCTTCCGCAAAACACATTCATTGATTTTTGATTTACACCAGAGGAGTTCACTATGTTTGGGAATATGCGTATCGGTCTGCGCTTGGGCGCCAGTTATGGCGTGATTATCATCCTGCTGATCCTCGTTGCGGCGACGCTGATGGTGCAACTGCAGAAAATCAAGGGCGATACCGATAACGTTACCGGCGTAGTATGGCCCAATGCGCATCGCGCCAATGAACTCCACGTTGCCGTCCTGGCCATGGCCAGTGACTGCCGCGACGTGTTATTAAGCCAGACTCCTGGGCAACGTGCCCAGGGTCAAAAGAATGTCCGGAATCTGCAATCGCGGAGTCAGGACCTCGTGATGGCGCTTCATGAAAATATCCGCCCTGCCCAGGGCAAATTGCTGGTGGAAAAAATCCAGGGCCACCTGAAAGAATACGATTCCGCGCTAACGGTCTGTTTTCAAGACGTGAATGCCGTCACCGCGGGAACCGCCAGTGCGGCGACCAATAGTGCCGCCATCACCCAGTTTCAGCAGCAGGCGGTCCCCCAGGAAGACCGGCTTCGCGCTGAACTGACTCAACTCGATAAACATATAGCCGACAGTTTTGGCACAGCGACGCAGCAAAGCAATGCAGATTATGTCAGGGCCCGTGACCTGGGTGCCGGAATCGGTTTTGCCGCCATTCTCGTGGCGATTCTGATGGGCTTTTTTCTGACCCGCTCTATCATTCGCCCCTTGAACGAGGCGGTCGGTGTGGCCGAACTGGTCGCCGATGGTGATCTCTCCATGCAGGTGGTGTCACGGACTCGCGATGAAACGGGCCGTTTGATGGCGGCGATGGCCACTATGGTGGAGCGTCTGACCCAGACCATTGGCGAGGTGCGTAGTGCGGCAGACAATCTCTCCAGTGCCTCCGAGCAGGTGAGCGCAACTTCTCAGTCGCTCTCTCAGGCCGCCTCGGAGCAGGCCGCCAGTGTCGAGGAGACTTCCGCCACTCTGGAAGAGGCCGCGGCGTCCATCAAGCAAAACGCGGAGAATGCGCGGGTGACCGACGATATCGCCACCGGTGCCGCCAAAGAGGCGCGTATGGGTGGCGACGCCGTTACCCAGACGGTGCAGGCTATGAAGAATATTGCCGACAAGATTGGAATCATCGACGACATCGCCTATCAGACCAATATGCTGGCACTCAATGCTGCGATCGAGGCCGCCCGTGCTGGTGAACATGGTAAGGGCTTTGCCGTGGTCGCCGCTGAGGTCCGTAAACTGGCGGAGCGCAGTCAGGTGGCGGCACAGGAAATTGGCGCACTGGCCAGCAGCAGTGTGCAGGTGGCGGAACAGGCCGGAAGCGCTCTGACCGCCCTGGTTCCGGCGATCGGCAAAACCTCTGATCTGGTGCAAGAAATCAACGCCGCTTCTAATGAACAGGCGGCCGGCATTGATCAGATCAATCTGGCGGTGGGGCAACTCAATCAGGTCACCCAGCAAAATGCATCCGCCTCGGAAGAGCTGGCGGCGACGGCAGAGGAGATGAGCGGGCAGGCCGAACAACTGCAGCAACTGATGGCAACGTTCCGGCTACGCACGAAGGGGGGCGGATCTTCTGCCAATGCGGGTGCGCATAAGGGCTCTGCGGCAGGAGTACACCGCCAGGGACGTGGGCAAGACGTTGCGCCAGTCAGTACTGACAGCCACGATTTCGTCCGCTTCTGAGGAGGCGCCCATGAACATGCTGCCAGCAGGAGACGGCGCCGCGCAGGTTGAGCGTTGGGGAGGGCAATATCTGATTGTCCAGTTACAGGCGGAATCCTTTGGTGTGGATATTTCGGCGGTGCGAGAGATCATCGCCTATGTCGTCCCTACCCAGATCCCCATGATGCCAGCTTTCGTGGTGGGGGTGATCAACCTGCGCGGGCAAGTGGTGCCCGTGATCGACATAGCACGACGTTTTGAACGTCCGGCGACGGCCATTCATAAACGGAGTTGCATTATTATCGTGGACCTGCAGGAGGGGGAGTCACGACAGCGCCTCGGCGTCATCGTCGACGCGGTCAACGAGGTGCTGGAGTTTCCTGCGGACCAGATAGAGCCAGCGCCACAATTTGGTGCCGGTTTGCGTACCGAATTTATCCGAGGTATGGGCAAGGTGGCTAATCAATTCATTGTCCTGCTGGAAATGGCCCGGGTGCTCTCCATGGACGAGATGGCCGAACTCGCCGCGATTGCGGCTGGTGCATCATAGTCCATGTCGGTGACCACTCCCCTATCCGCCTTGAGTGATGCCGACTATCGAGGTATTCAGGCTTTTTTGCGGAAGGAGGCTGGAATTACTCTCGGTCCGGCCAAAAAGCCGCTGGTGATGGGGCGGTTGGGAAAGCGCCTGCGGGCACGCGATTGCCGTAGTTATGATGCCTATTTGCGTCTGCTCGACAGCGACGCGACTGAGCGGCAGCAGGCCGTGGATCTACTCACGACCAATGAGACCTACTTCTTTCGGGAGACCAAGCACTTCGCCTTTTTGAGTGAACAGATTATCCCACAGCGGGCTAACCAGTCGGCGCTTCGTGTCTGGAGCGCCGCCTGTTCTTCCGGCGAGGAGCCTTACAGTATCGCTATGGTGCTGGCGGAACGCCGCGGCCGCGGTTGGGAAATTCTAGCCTCCGATTTGAGTACTCGTATGCTGGCTTCGGCTGCGCAGGGTATTTACCCCATGGAGCGTGCTGAAAAAATTCCTAAAACCTATTTGAAGCGCTTTTGTCTGCGTGGAGTGGGACGACAAGAGGGGTCATTCAGTATCGTGCCGGAGCTACGCAAGTCGGTAAAATTTTCGCAAATCAACTTGGATCACCCGCTGCCTGCCGTGGGGGATTTTGATGTGATTTTTTTGCGTAATGTGCTGATTTACTTTGATCCGCCCGCTAAGGAGGCCATTTGTTTACGCCTGCTCGCGCACCTGCGTCCCGGCGGATATTTTTTGGTGGGACACTCCGAAAGTCTCAATGGTATCGTCGATGGTCTGCGCCTTGTTCAACCCGCGGTCTATCGGAGGGATTGACGCATGGGTATCATGGAGATATTTCTGCAACCGGGAGAATGGTATTTCGGAGATCGGGATACGCGTATCAGCACCCTGCTCGGTTCCTGTGTCGCCATTACCCTCTGGCATCCCCGCCTGCAGTTGGGCGGGATGTGCCACTTCATGCTCCCTAGTCGAGGCAGTCCGCGCCCGGCAGCGGCGTCTCTGGACGGTCGGTACGGCGATGAGGCGGTGGCCGCGCTGATGCAGGAGTTGCGCCAGCAACGCACTCATCCCAGTGACTATGTGTGCAAGATATTTGGTGGCGGTAATATGTTTCGCCAGCAGCCCGGCAGAACCATTATGGACGACGACAAGGCGATAGGTACCGTCGCCCACGGCGAGCGCTTTCACCGCCATACGCGAGAAACCTGCGTTGATGTCCCCTGTAAAAATGTGCGGGCAGCAAAGCAATTGATCGGGCAGGCAGGTTTCGGTATTACTGCCTCGCACCTTGGGGGGCAAGGTCACCGCAATCTTTATTTTGAAGTATGGTCGGGTGCGGTGTATTTGAAATTCAGTGGGCGAGGCGCCGCTATCCATGCGGGTTAATAACCAGATAACTATTGAGCTAAGCGTCTTGTGAAAAAAATACAGGTATTCGTTGTCGACGACTCCGCGGTCGTGCGCCAAGTGCTGCAAACGGCCCTGACGCAAGACCCGGATATCGCCGTACTAGCGACTGCCCATGACCCGATTTTTGCTTGGGATCGCATGCAGCGGCAGTGGCCCGATGTGGTCATACTCGACATCGAAATGCCGCGCATGGACGGCGTGACCTTTCTGCGCAAAATCATGGCGGAACATCCCTTACCGGTCATCATCTGTTCCAGTCTGGCGGAATCTGGGGCGCAGATTACCTTGAATGCCCTGTCTGCCGGTGCCGTGCAGGTTATCCAGAAACCCCATTCGGGTCTGCGCGATTTTTTGCAAAAAGATGCACCGGAGATCATTCACGCGGTCAAGGCTGCGGCGCGTGCCAACCTGCGTAATATTCGTCCTGCGCCTGCCGCCAGTTTTGCTTCTACTACTGCTGTTGTTCCCGATGTATTGCTACAGAAAAGCACGGAAAAAGTGATTGCCATCGGCACCAGTACCGGCGGCACACAGGCACTGGAAGTGCTGCTCCGTGCGCTCCCGGTAACGGTTCCGGGGGTGGTGGTGGTCCAGCACATGCCGGAAAAATTTACCGCCGCCTTTGCTGCCCGCCTCAATACGATCAGCGCCCTGGAAGTGCGTGAAGCGTGTGATGGTGACCGGGTTTTACCCGGCTGCGCCCTCATCGCGCCAGGTGGTAAACACATGCGTTTGAGGCGTAATGGTGCCCAGTTTATGGTGCAGGTGTTTGATGGTCCCCTGGTGAAGCACCATCGTCCTTCCGTCGATGTGCTTTTCCGCTCCGTGGCGCAGGTGGCGGGACGGAATGCCTGGGGGGTCATCATGACCGGCATGGGCGATGATGGCGCGCAGGGGCTCGCCGAGATGCACTGCGCGGGCGCGCATACCATTGCCCAGGACGAGGCGAGTTGTGTGGTTTTCGGGATGCCTAAGGAAGCCATTCGCTTAGGTGGGGTGGATGAGATTCTGCCGTTGCAGAGTATTGCAATGCGCCTGCAGCACTCCATACCGGCAGGCGGAGGCAAAGTGTGAGCAGCAAGATGACGATTCCGGATACTCCGCCGGTGGATCTCACTCAGCAAAAGATGGCGGCAATGATTTTGGCCGGGCGCCTGGCCCAAAGGCGCCAACCCCTATATATGTTGGGAATTGCTTTGATTTTTATGATAGTGGCGGGGCTTACCTACTCGAATAGCCAAGGCTGGCAGCATCGGCTCATACAACGGGCGGCGTTCAGTGAACAACAGGCCGGTCAGAAGTTGGCTGACAGTGTGGCCATAAATTTGGCCACGATGTTGCAGATGCACCTCAGAGACCTAAGACTTTTGGCAGGGCTTCCGGAAAAAGAACTGACCACGGACTTGGTGACGCACTTTGACAAGGTGCACACCTGGCTTGCCAAAGTATCGTGTAACGCAGAAAAGCCCAGAGCGCAGAATCCTTCAGATAAACGTCCCTTGAAGCGACGCGATGATGCGGCCTCCGGCATGGTAAGCGCCTACCACGGAAGCATTGGCGTACCGGGCATTTCCGCAGACGGAGTTTTACACATACCCATGAGCGTGACTGCGCACCATCCAGAATCCTTCCATGGGTCTGGTAACGCCATCTGCTCCGCTGATTTATTGTTTGGAAAGCAGCAAGTCATGGTGTCCCCCAAGACGGATCATATCGTGCTACTGCTGGATAACCTCCACCGGGTACTCGCCGTCTGGCGCCAAGGGCACTGGTCACTGCCGGACAGTTCATTCTCAAGAGGGTTACCTGCGCACATAGATATTCCAGTTGCTGGAACCCCCTGGATGATCAGCGCGCGATGGAATCCCGCCTTGGCGAGCGGCTTACAGAGTCAGTTGGAGCGTATTGGCACGTGGACGGTGCTGTTGATGGTCGCGGAAGCGATTCTGGCCATGATCACGCTGATCTGGAGGTATCGACGTTTTATGGATGCCCGTTATCAGCGTATGCATCAGGCATTACAGGCATTAATGTTGGAGAGCCCCGGTGCTCAAGATTTCTACGAGAAGCTGGTACAGATCAGTGTATTGGCGACGGGCGCCTTAGCAGCCTCTGTTGCGGTGCCGGATCATGCCAGTGGACAGTTGCCGGTACATGCTGCCCACGCTCAAGACCCCCGGTTGCAGGAAGTTCTGGGCAGTCTGCCGCTGTCGTTAGACCCCGATGGGTTTCCCTGGGGCCAGATGTCGCCCTGTCTGGCATATCATCGCAAGCAACCGGTGAATCCATGTTCTTCCCAGTTTTCCAGAGTGATGACGCAGGTCATTCAGCAGTGCCCCGAATGGCATCATTATCGCGAGATGATTGCCTGGCCGATTCTGCTGTCTGGTGAAAAAAATCCGTGCGCAATCTTTATGCTGAAAGTCACTCGGATTAACCGTTGGCTTTTTGGAAAAAGCCTGATTGCCCACTGGGAGTCGCTGTTGCATGACGTAGAACGTTACCTCGAACGATTAGAGGCGCGTAGTGAGCAGGAACGGCTGATGCAGACGGATACACTTACCGGTCTGCCTAATCGGGCCCGTTTTTCCGAACAGGCTGAATGCTTGTTGCGTGTGGCGGAGTACGGGCCCGTATCTTGGGGTATCGCTGTATTGGATCTGGATCTCTTTAATGAAATCAACACCTCCTATGGCCCTCATCAGGCCGATAACTGTTTGAGGATGATTGCGCACAATCTCGGGGGGGTATTGACAGAGAAAGATACGCTCCTGGCCCGCATCGGTGGTGATGAATTCGGTATCATGATACCGGTCGCGGATGGCGGGATCATTGCTGACATCAGTTCGCAGCTTTTGCTCGCGGTAACTGCGGCAGCGCGGCAGATACTGGATGCGCCGCTGTCCACTTCTATCGGGTGGTCCTTTTTTCCTCAGGACGGGCAGAATATTCATACCCTCCTGGCCCAGGCCGACGAGGCTATGGCCGAGGCAAAGAAATCCGGCGGAAATGAATACCGGGTTTATAGCGGTGCCGTGGCACAGCGCGCTGTACAGCGGCTTTGGGTGCATCGTTCTTTCCCGGGGGCCATTGAGCGCGGAGACGTCCATTTTTTTCTGCAGCCCAAAGCCGATATGCTTGCCGTCCGACTTACCGGTGTCGAAATGCTTGCCCGTTGGCGCTCTGTGGAAGGGCGTTGGATTTGGCCGGGTAAATTTATGCCGTATGTCGAAGAAAACGCGCATTTGATTCGTTTGTTGGGTATTCGGGTTTTGCAGGAGGCGGTGCGTCTGCGTGAGCGCATGCACGACGAGCACTTGCCCTTGCAAATTTCCATCAATATTGGTGCCAAGCATTTTTTGAATCCCGCTTTTACTGGTGATTTAGAGACACATTGCCCGGATGGTCGGGGGATTACGCTCGAAATTACGGAAACCGCTTCGGTTACGGGCAGGAAATCTGCCCAACCCGTCATGGAATGGTGCCAGAGTCGTGGTTTCGCCCTGTCTATGGACGATTTTGGTACCGGATATTCTTCGTTGCTGTCGGTGGCACGCCTGCGCTTTAATGAACTTAAGCTGGACCAAGGCTTTATTCGTGCTTTCCGCAAGGACTTGGCCAGTTTCGGTGTTGCTGGAGCCAGCCGGTTGCTCAGCCAGATTGCGCAATGCGATCTGGTAGCCGAGGGGGTTGCCACTCCTGATGAACTGCATTTGTGGCTACTGCTTGGCGGGCGCTACAT
Protein-coding sequences here:
- a CDS encoding methyl-accepting chemotaxis protein, giving the protein MTDNLPLDQVLEQAFQVLASQIKSGRTQMEQAVSDIMSRFVRLHERLGNAVRASRGAAQAERGDPDMGGLFRTSEAELLGVLQHIGTATQQHEAQQQVISALLSQINTLERMAQDVGEIASQTTLLALNAAIEAARAGEHGRGFAVVADAVRKLSTRSKDTSQQMSESVKVISTAIRGVVAQTATAIQQERQFLANAELSIRSVLHRLQEMTGRLSESADILQGEAQKIGEEMDQLLIALQFQDRVSQVLGHVEEGMRDLPAHLAQGNPGAGIDEWLQALTGKYTTREERAIHHGESTAAPDAGQDITFF
- a CDS encoding response regulator, giving the protein MAKTVLVVDDSASLRQVVSIALKGAGYEVIEACDGVDGLAKLGAAAKVHLIISDVNMPNMDGITFVKEVKQKPEYKFTPVIMLTTEAEEEKKLQGQAAGAKAWVIKPFQPQQMLAAVGKLILP
- a CDS encoding lipid asymmetry maintenance protein MlaB, which encodes MAMDIEQEQQGANLQIRLSGDLDIYAAASMRTHLLSVLQQHHEIELVLNEVAEVDGAGLQMLLATKAEAMRLGVILRLTGHSVAMVRALQLCRLTAYFGDPVILTREMAG
- a CDS encoding chemotaxis protein CheA, encoding MIDLDPQMAAALQTFFEESRELLQDMENALLFMEDAGADSERINAVFRAAHTIKGSAGLFGLEEVVRFTHRLENLLDQIRSGITELTPVRITLLLSCGDHIAGYLDRIATESSLDQSFLAEDLRLLGDLAAQLGSSPVASIMPATAPALAPTTLAPTVSPFTEPECSNSLDSVQTGNWHISLRFGLDTFRDGMDPLSFLRYLEQIGEIVGIVTLTDSLPLLSQMDAESCYLGFEISFKSSADKAKIADVFDFVKESSTIHVLPAHSQITSYLQLIQQLPEADKHLGEILVAVGSLTPEELKRALALQDSASQVGQHQPLGEILVAQKMVQEPVVQGALEKQQQQREHQVVERQMLRVRAADLDQLVNLVGELVIASAANSLYAAQNNAEDRIESAAQVARLVEDIRDGALHLRMIDVAEVFQRFPRVVRDTARTLGKDIRLEISGEGTELDKSMAEKITDPLMHLVRNAMDHGIESVERRHTLGKPAQGCIRLHACHDASGILIEVRDDGGGLNREKILGKAIEKGLATPEQQLSDQEIYALIFAPGFSTADQVSDISGRGVGMDVVRQNIEAIRGSIEIHSTPDVGSTMRIRLPLTLSIIDGFLVKLATDTFVIPAESVEECLEYPEQQGTVGYMVLRDQALPLLHLTRVFRFDAQPEKRRNVIVVRHGQDRVGMVVGAILGNQQTVIKPLGKLFDQVPGISAATILGNGDVAPILDIPALIYQHASAKHIH
- a CDS encoding methyl-accepting chemotaxis protein, coding for MFGNMRIGLRLGASYGVIIILLILVAATLMVQLQKIKGDTDNVTGVVWPNAHRANELHVAVLAMASDCRDVLLSQTPGQRAQGQKNVRNLQSRSQDLVMALHENIRPAQGKLLVEKIQGHLKEYDSALTVCFQDVNAVTAGTASAATNSAAITQFQQQAVPQEDRLRAELTQLDKHIADSFGTATQQSNADYVRARDLGAGIGFAAILVAILMGFFLTRSIIRPLNEAVGVAELVADGDLSMQVVSRTRDETGRLMAAMATMVERLTQTIGEVRSAADNLSSASEQVSATSQSLSQAASEQAASVEETSATLEEAAASIKQNAENARVTDDIATGAAKEARMGGDAVTQTVQAMKNIADKIGIIDDIAYQTNMLALNAAIEAARAGEHGKGFAVVAAEVRKLAERSQVAAQEIGALASSSVQVAEQAGSALTALVPAIGKTSDLVQEINAASNEQAAGIDQINLAVGQLNQVTQQNASASEELAATAEEMSGQAEQLQQLMATFRLRTKGGGSSANAGAHKGSAAGVHRQGRGQDVAPVSTDSHDFVRF
- a CDS encoding chemotaxis protein CheW, whose product is MNMLPAGDGAAQVERWGGQYLIVQLQAESFGVDISAVREIIAYVVPTQIPMMPAFVVGVINLRGQVVPVIDIARRFERPATAIHKRSCIIIVDLQEGESRQRLGVIVDAVNEVLEFPADQIEPAPQFGAGLRTEFIRGMGKVANQFIVLLEMARVLSMDEMAELAAIAAGAS
- a CDS encoding protein-glutamate O-methyltransferase CheR, which translates into the protein MSVTTPLSALSDADYRGIQAFLRKEAGITLGPAKKPLVMGRLGKRLRARDCRSYDAYLRLLDSDATERQQAVDLLTTNETYFFRETKHFAFLSEQIIPQRANQSALRVWSAACSSGEEPYSIAMVLAERRGRGWEILASDLSTRMLASAAQGIYPMERAEKIPKTYLKRFCLRGVGRQEGSFSIVPELRKSVKFSQINLDHPLPAVGDFDVIFLRNVLIYFDPPAKEAICLRLLAHLRPGGYFLVGHSESLNGIVDGLRLVQPAVYRRD
- a CDS encoding chemotaxis protein CheD, with the translated sequence MGIMEIFLQPGEWYFGDRDTRISTLLGSCVAITLWHPRLQLGGMCHFMLPSRGSPRPAAASLDGRYGDEAVAALMQELRQQRTHPSDYVCKIFGGGNMFRQQPGRTIMDDDKAIGTVAHGERFHRHTRETCVDVPCKNVRAAKQLIGQAGFGITASHLGGQGHRNLYFEVWSGAVYLKFSGRGAAIHAG
- a CDS encoding chemotaxis response regulator protein-glutamate methylesterase; this encodes MKKIQVFVVDDSAVVRQVLQTALTQDPDIAVLATAHDPIFAWDRMQRQWPDVVILDIEMPRMDGVTFLRKIMAEHPLPVIICSSLAESGAQITLNALSAGAVQVIQKPHSGLRDFLQKDAPEIIHAVKAAARANLRNIRPAPAASFASTTAVVPDVLLQKSTEKVIAIGTSTGGTQALEVLLRALPVTVPGVVVVQHMPEKFTAAFAARLNTISALEVREACDGDRVLPGCALIAPGGKHMRLRRNGAQFMVQVFDGPLVKHHRPSVDVLFRSVAQVAGRNAWGVIMTGMGDDGAQGLAEMHCAGAHTIAQDEASCVVFGMPKEAIRLGGVDEILPLQSIAMRLQHSIPAGGGKV
- a CDS encoding EAL domain-containing protein codes for the protein MSSKMTIPDTPPVDLTQQKMAAMILAGRLAQRRQPLYMLGIALIFMIVAGLTYSNSQGWQHRLIQRAAFSEQQAGQKLADSVAINLATMLQMHLRDLRLLAGLPEKELTTDLVTHFDKVHTWLAKVSCNAEKPRAQNPSDKRPLKRRDDAASGMVSAYHGSIGVPGISADGVLHIPMSVTAHHPESFHGSGNAICSADLLFGKQQVMVSPKTDHIVLLLDNLHRVLAVWRQGHWSLPDSSFSRGLPAHIDIPVAGTPWMISARWNPALASGLQSQLERIGTWTVLLMVAEAILAMITLIWRYRRFMDARYQRMHQALQALMLESPGAQDFYEKLVQISVLATGALAASVAVPDHASGQLPVHAAHAQDPRLQEVLGSLPLSLDPDGFPWGQMSPCLAYHRKQPVNPCSSQFSRVMTQVIQQCPEWHHYREMIAWPILLSGEKNPCAIFMLKVTRINRWLFGKSLIAHWESLLHDVERYLERLEARSEQERLMQTDTLTGLPNRARFSEQAECLLRVAEYGPVSWGIAVLDLDLFNEINTSYGPHQADNCLRMIAHNLGGVLTEKDTLLARIGGDEFGIMIPVADGGIIADISSQLLLAVTAAARQILDAPLSTSIGWSFFPQDGQNIHTLLAQADEAMAEAKKSGGNEYRVYSGAVAQRAVQRLWVHRSFPGAIERGDVHFFLQPKADMLAVRLTGVEMLARWRSVEGRWIWPGKFMPYVEENAHLIRLLGIRVLQEAVRLRERMHDEHLPLQISINIGAKHFLNPAFTGDLETHCPDGRGITLEITETASVTGRKSAQPVMEWCQSRGFALSMDDFGTGYSSLLSVARLRFNELKLDQGFIRAFRKDLASFGVAGASRLLSQIAQCDLVAEGVATPDELHLWLLLGGRYIQGYLLAPPLPENAFFTWQNWLLPAILRPTRAIALQDMAALWQQLQQENA